A genomic segment from Deinococcus humi encodes:
- the clpB gene encoding ATP-dependent chaperone ClpB, which yields MNPERFTEASATAINAAQQLAQQSGHQTLTVPHVLRTLTDNDTAARAITAAGGDISTLRKALDAELGKLPRVQGGGEQLYLDPALNRAFTRADTIAEQFGDAFVAADALLLALRSESKLKELPKEAELNRAITEARKGKTVTNKSSESQFDALNKYGTDLTQRARDGKFDPVIGRDEEIRRAMQILLRRTKNNPVLIGEPGVGKTAIAEGLAIRIVSGDVPEGLKDKRIVSLEMGSLLAGAKYRGEFEERLKGVIDEVIASAGEIILFVDELHTIVGAGKTEGSPDAGNMLKPALARGELHLIGATTLDEYREIEKDSALERRFQPVMVDEPTVEDTISILRGIKERYQVHHNVEITDPALVAAATLSERYITDRQLPDKAIDLIDESAARLRMALESSPERIDQLSRRKLQLEIEREALKREKDQDSQNRLLDIEDSLKAITDELTEVRGRWEAERHEVAALREKREALDAVRTDIERAKRDYDLQRAAELEYGKLPQLEKDVQDLEKKLKGAEFAHMEVTEEDIAAVVSRWTGIPVSKLMEGEREKLLHLEEQLHQRVIGQDRAITSVADTIRRARAGLNDPNRPLGSFMFLGPTGVGKTELAKALAEYLFDSSDAMVRLDMSEYMEKHTVARLIGAPPGYVGYEEGGQLTEAVRRRPYSVLLLDEIEKAHPDVFNVLLQVLDDGRLTDGQGRTVDFRNTLIILTSNVGSPLILEMQARGDDASEIREAVLGELQAQFRPEFLNRVDDIIVFDALTAADLHRIVDIQLGGLRKRLAERRVTLHMDDAAKDKLAEIGYDPAFGARPLKRAIAREIETPLAREILQGHVPDNSVLNVEYRDGHFQFDTGVLN from the coding sequence TTGAATCCCGAACGCTTTACCGAGGCGAGTGCGACAGCCATCAATGCTGCTCAGCAACTCGCACAGCAGAGTGGGCATCAGACCCTGACGGTGCCGCATGTGCTGCGAACCTTGACCGACAACGACACCGCCGCCCGCGCCATCACTGCTGCAGGGGGCGACATCAGCACACTTCGCAAAGCGCTGGATGCCGAGCTGGGCAAGCTGCCGCGTGTGCAGGGTGGGGGCGAGCAGCTGTATCTGGATCCAGCGCTCAACCGCGCGTTTACCAGGGCCGACACCATCGCTGAGCAGTTCGGTGACGCCTTCGTGGCCGCCGACGCGCTGTTGCTGGCCCTGCGCAGCGAATCAAAATTGAAAGAGTTGCCCAAGGAAGCTGAACTCAACCGTGCCATCACTGAGGCGCGTAAAGGAAAAACCGTGACCAACAAATCCAGCGAAAGCCAGTTCGATGCCCTGAACAAGTACGGCACCGATCTGACGCAGCGTGCCCGAGACGGTAAATTTGACCCTGTCATTGGCCGCGACGAGGAGATTCGGCGCGCGATGCAAATTCTGCTGAGGCGCACCAAGAACAACCCGGTACTGATCGGCGAACCCGGTGTGGGCAAGACGGCGATTGCCGAGGGGCTTGCCATCCGTATCGTCAGCGGCGACGTGCCCGAGGGCCTCAAGGACAAACGCATCGTCAGCCTGGAAATGGGCAGCCTGCTGGCCGGGGCCAAATATCGGGGTGAGTTCGAGGAGCGCCTCAAGGGCGTCATTGACGAGGTAATCGCCTCGGCGGGCGAGATCATCCTGTTCGTGGACGAACTGCACACCATTGTCGGTGCGGGCAAGACCGAGGGAAGCCCGGACGCCGGGAACATGCTCAAGCCGGCGCTGGCCCGCGGCGAACTGCATCTGATCGGCGCAACCACGCTGGACGAGTACCGTGAGATCGAGAAGGATTCGGCCCTGGAACGCCGTTTCCAGCCGGTGATGGTGGACGAGCCCACCGTGGAGGACACCATCTCCATCCTGCGCGGCATCAAGGAGCGTTATCAGGTTCACCACAACGTCGAAATCACTGACCCGGCGCTGGTGGCCGCCGCAACCCTGAGCGAGCGCTACATCACGGACCGGCAGTTGCCAGACAAGGCCATCGACCTGATCGACGAATCGGCGGCCCGCCTGCGAATGGCGCTTGAAAGCAGCCCGGAGCGCATCGATCAACTGTCACGCCGCAAGCTGCAACTGGAAATCGAGCGCGAGGCCCTCAAGCGCGAGAAGGATCAGGATTCGCAGAACCGCCTGCTAGACATTGAGGACAGCCTCAAGGCCATCACCGACGAGTTGACCGAGGTGCGTGGCCGCTGGGAGGCCGAGCGTCATGAGGTGGCGGCCCTGCGCGAGAAACGTGAGGCGCTAGACGCAGTGCGAACCGACATCGAACGGGCCAAGCGCGACTACGATCTGCAACGCGCCGCCGAGCTGGAGTACGGCAAATTGCCACAGCTTGAGAAAGATGTGCAAGATCTGGAAAAGAAGCTCAAGGGCGCAGAATTTGCTCACATGGAAGTGACCGAGGAGGACATCGCCGCCGTGGTCAGCCGCTGGACGGGCATTCCGGTCTCCAAGCTGATGGAGGGCGAGCGCGAGAAGCTGCTTCACCTTGAAGAGCAGCTGCACCAGCGCGTGATTGGCCAGGACCGCGCGATCACCAGTGTGGCCGATACCATCCGCCGGGCGCGGGCGGGGCTGAACGATCCCAACCGTCCGCTGGGCAGCTTCATGTTCCTGGGGCCGACCGGCGTGGGCAAGACCGAGCTGGCCAAAGCCCTGGCCGAATACCTGTTCGACAGCTCGGACGCGATGGTCCGCCTCGACATGTCCGAGTACATGGAAAAGCACACGGTGGCCCGCCTGATCGGAGCGCCCCCCGGCTACGTCGGCTACGAGGAAGGCGGTCAGCTGACGGAAGCGGTCCGCCGTCGCCCCTACAGCGTGTTGCTGCTCGACGAGATCGAGAAGGCCCATCCGGACGTCTTTAACGTGCTGTTGCAGGTGCTCGACGATGGTCGCCTGACCGATGGACAGGGCCGCACGGTGGACTTCCGCAACACGCTGATCATCCTGACCAGCAACGTGGGCAGCCCGCTGATCCTGGAAATGCAGGCGCGCGGCGACGACGCCTCCGAGATCCGCGAGGCCGTGCTGGGCGAGTTGCAGGCCCAGTTCCGCCCGGAGTTCCTGAACCGGGTGGATGACATCATTGTGTTCGACGCATTGACCGCGGCCGATCTGCACCGCATCGTGGACATTCAGCTGGGCGGTCTGCGCAAGCGCTTGGCCGAACGCCGCGTGACCCTGCACATGGATGACGCCGCCAAGGACAAGCTCGCCGAGATCGGTTATGACCCGGCCTTCGGTGCCCGGCCCCTCAAGCGTGCCATCGCCCGCGAGATCGAGACGCCGCTGGCCCGTGAAATCCTGCAAGGCCATGTGCCCGACAACAGCGTGCTGAACGTGGAGTACCGGGACGGCCACTTTCAGTTCGATACGGGCGTGCTGAACTAA
- a CDS encoding VOC family protein yields MNWTLEVVVVPVSDLDRARTFYETGLGFKVDHDTRMGENRRIVQLTPPGSGCSIVIGTGLSGMAPGSLQGLQLVVGDLRAAHAQLVERGLTVSSIQLVGAQGPRPATDDDALNFSGFVFFKDPDGNSWAIQQIDARG; encoded by the coding sequence ATGAACTGGACATTGGAAGTCGTCGTGGTCCCTGTCAGCGATCTTGACCGCGCCCGCACCTTTTACGAAACCGGGCTGGGCTTCAAGGTCGATCACGACACCCGGATGGGCGAGAACCGACGCATCGTGCAACTGACGCCGCCGGGATCGGGCTGTTCCATTGTGATTGGAACGGGACTGTCCGGGATGGCACCCGGCTCGCTTCAGGGGTTGCAACTGGTGGTTGGCGATCTGCGGGCCGCCCACGCGCAACTGGTTGAACGTGGCCTGACCGTCAGTTCCATTCAGCTGGTGGGCGCGCAAGGCCCGCGCCCCGCCACGGACGACGATGCACTGAACTTTTCCGGTTTCGTGTTCTTCAAGGACCCGGACGGCAACAGCTGGGCCATCCAGCAGATCGACGCGCGGGGCTGA
- a CDS encoding SRPBCC domain-containing protein, with protein sequence MTSTVPAMTSQVENGKELVLKRTFRAPRQLVFEAFTQAEHLRQWWGPRGWEVTHCTVDLRPGGRWHYCMKCMDPAQGDFYDMESWGLGIYDEITAPERLVYTDYFSDAEGGINNDMPTTQAILTFEEVNGSTNVISRSIYGTEDALKTVMDMGMLQGITETWDRLAEHLTARQES encoded by the coding sequence ATGACCAGCACAGTGCCCGCGATGACCTCACAAGTAGAAAACGGCAAGGAACTCGTTCTGAAACGTACCTTCAGGGCTCCACGCCAGCTGGTGTTTGAGGCATTTACTCAGGCCGAACATCTCCGCCAGTGGTGGGGGCCGCGTGGCTGGGAGGTCACGCACTGCACGGTGGATCTGCGCCCCGGCGGCAGGTGGCACTACTGCATGAAGTGCATGGACCCCGCGCAGGGCGACTTTTACGACATGGAGTCATGGGGGCTGGGCATCTACGACGAGATCACGGCCCCCGAACGGCTGGTCTACACCGACTATTTCTCCGACGCCGAAGGCGGCATCAACAACGACATGCCCACTACCCAGGCCATCCTGACCTTTGAAGAAGTCAACGGAAGCACGAACGTGATCAGCCGCTCCATCTATGGCACCGAGGATGCGCTGAAGACCGTCATGGACATGGGCATGCTACAGGGCATTACGGAAACGTGGGATCGCCTCGCCGAACACCTGACCGCACGCCAGGAGAGCTGA
- a CDS encoding ArsR/SmtB family transcription factor, with protein MNIETLQALADPQRFQMVELLRQQPLTVGEIAARLDLRQPQTSKHLRVLSDAGVIEVQASANRRICSLRPEAFQELDDWLGRYRELWEERFDNLEDYLHKIQQPDATTPDETAPRKGETP; from the coding sequence TTGAACATCGAAACTTTACAAGCTCTTGCCGATCCACAGCGCTTTCAGATGGTGGAGCTGCTGCGCCAGCAACCTCTGACTGTGGGAGAGATTGCCGCCCGCCTGGACCTCCGGCAGCCGCAGACCTCCAAACACCTGCGGGTGCTGAGCGACGCCGGGGTGATTGAGGTTCAGGCCAGCGCCAACCGCCGCATCTGCTCGCTACGCCCAGAGGCGTTCCAAGAACTGGACGACTGGTTAGGCCGTTACCGAGAACTTTGGGAGGAACGCTTCGACAATCTGGAAGACTACCTGCACAAGATTCAGCAGCCGGACGCCACCACGCCAGACGAAACCGCACCCAGGAAAGGAGAAACCCCATGA
- the radA gene encoding DNA repair protein RadA — protein sequence MARVTTKYVCNSCGYQSAKPLGRCPNCQAWNSFEEEMPSVTGGKARGGGAGGYGGITGGKLTALSTVGRREEPRTSSGIVELDRVLGGGLVAGGVTLIGGEPGIGKSTLLLQVADSVARAGGTVLYVAGEESLEQIRLRADRLGVVADIQLTRDTRAEHIAALMNEHRPALCIVDSIQTVTVEGEGAPGGVAQVRDGTSMLTRAAKETGTATVLVGHVTKDGTVAGPKVMEHIVDTTVFLETVGAFRLLRSVKNRFGQAGELGVFEMRGEGLMAVENPSAAFLAERPVGVPGSVVAATVDGQRPMLLEVQALASKTPYPNARRVVVGLDPRRVDVVLAVLERRLDLTLGGLDVYVNLAGGLKVPDPGLDLAVALAVYSAVVGRSLPTSVAVFGEVGLAGEVRSTVASQRRAEEAGRAGYKRLIVPPGLDGHAGVKSVEEAVGVVWQAAKV from the coding sequence ATGGCTAGGGTTACCACCAAATACGTCTGCAACAGCTGCGGCTACCAGTCCGCCAAACCGCTGGGGCGTTGCCCGAACTGTCAGGCCTGGAACTCCTTTGAGGAGGAAATGCCCAGCGTCACGGGCGGCAAGGCGCGTGGTGGCGGGGCAGGCGGTTACGGCGGGATCACGGGCGGCAAACTCACGGCGCTGTCCACCGTTGGTCGGCGGGAGGAACCGCGCACCTCCTCGGGCATCGTGGAGCTGGACCGCGTGCTGGGCGGCGGGCTGGTGGCCGGGGGCGTCACTCTGATCGGCGGTGAACCGGGTATCGGCAAAAGCACGCTCCTGCTTCAGGTGGCCGACAGCGTGGCGCGGGCGGGCGGCACCGTCCTGTACGTGGCAGGCGAGGAATCGCTGGAGCAGATCCGGCTGCGCGCAGACCGGCTGGGCGTCGTGGCCGACATCCAGCTCACCCGCGATACCCGCGCCGAACACATCGCCGCCCTGATGAACGAGCACCGGCCCGCACTGTGCATCGTGGACAGCATTCAGACCGTAACCGTGGAGGGTGAGGGTGCCCCCGGCGGCGTGGCTCAGGTGCGGGACGGCACGTCCATGCTCACGCGCGCCGCCAAGGAAACCGGCACTGCCACCGTGCTGGTGGGGCACGTCACCAAGGACGGCACCGTGGCCGGGCCGAAAGTGATGGAACACATCGTGGATACCACCGTGTTTCTGGAAACCGTGGGAGCGTTTCGCCTGCTCCGCAGCGTCAAGAACCGCTTCGGACAGGCGGGAGAACTGGGGGTCTTCGAGATGCGCGGCGAGGGGTTGATGGCCGTGGAGAACCCCAGCGCCGCCTTTTTGGCCGAGCGTCCGGTGGGGGTGCCGGGGAGCGTGGTGGCCGCCACCGTGGACGGCCAGCGCCCCATGCTGCTGGAAGTGCAGGCGCTGGCGAGCAAGACGCCCTACCCCAACGCCCGCCGCGTGGTGGTGGGTCTCGATCCACGTCGCGTGGACGTGGTCCTGGCCGTGCTGGAGCGCCGCCTGGATCTGACTCTGGGCGGTCTGGACGTGTACGTGAACCTGGCGGGCGGGCTGAAAGTTCCCGATCCGGGCCTGGATCTGGCGGTGGCCCTGGCCGTGTACAGCGCCGTGGTCGGCCGCTCCCTGCCAACCAGTGTGGCGGTGTTCGGTGAAGTGGGCCTGGCCGGCGAGGTTCGTAGCACCGTGGCCTCACAGCGCCGTGCCGAGGAAGCGGGCCGCGCCGGGTACAAACGGCTGATCGTACCCCCTGGTCTGGACGGACACGCCGGAGTTAAGAGCGTTGAGGAAGCGGTAGGCGTGGTGTGGCAGGCGGCTAAGGTGTGA
- a CDS encoding DUF2087 domain-containing protein → MTKSITDFQDEHGRITAWPSKRRRAHQMAILDYLTGLFEPGVSYNQGQVEGVLADHSTLEDPSVLLTELLEGEYLTTADGAYWRADGRPGVSATDSRSSDEVEISVSTNG, encoded by the coding sequence ATGACCAAAAGCATCACCGACTTTCAGGACGAACACGGGCGCATCACCGCCTGGCCCAGCAAACGTCGCCGCGCCCACCAGATGGCGATCCTGGATTACCTGACGGGCCTGTTCGAGCCGGGCGTGTCCTACAACCAGGGCCAGGTGGAGGGCGTGCTGGCCGATCACAGCACCCTGGAAGATCCATCCGTTCTGCTGACTGAACTGCTGGAGGGCGAGTACCTGACCACCGCCGACGGTGCGTACTGGCGCGCGGACGGGCGGCCCGGCGTGAGTGCCACTGACTCCAGATCATCGGATGAGGTGGAGATCAGCGTCAGTACGAATGGCTAG
- a CDS encoding electron transfer flavoprotein subunit alpha/FixB family protein, which yields MILVVAEYAGGKLGKSTLEMVTAARESGREGPITLLVLGQGVTDVATEAAAVADQVLVGDLGALAQYNPEVWAAAVAQIAREGEASTVLIGGSRSGREYAPRVAVKLDAPYLEDVIKLSAEGDALRAQRYTFLARVTETVEASGPVIVATVKPGSFAPAAPAGEAGEQYDIELNLPTPRTEITGKSVEKSSRVALSEAEVIVTGGRGVGSPENFAQFVEGLADNIGAGVGATRAVVDAGWRPYAEQVGQTGKTVQPKAYIALGVSGAVQHLSGMGKSKNIIAINKDAEAPIFKVADYGIVGDVSQIVPALIAASKK from the coding sequence ATGATTTTAGTCGTCGCAGAATATGCCGGGGGCAAACTCGGCAAGTCCACGTTGGAAATGGTTACCGCTGCCCGTGAGTCTGGGCGCGAGGGTCCCATTACCCTCCTCGTCCTGGGTCAGGGCGTGACCGACGTCGCCACTGAGGCCGCCGCCGTGGCCGATCAGGTGCTGGTGGGCGACCTGGGTGCGCTGGCGCAGTACAACCCCGAAGTGTGGGCCGCCGCCGTGGCCCAGATTGCCCGTGAAGGCGAGGCCAGCACCGTCCTGATCGGCGGCAGCCGCTCGGGCCGCGAGTACGCGCCGAGAGTGGCGGTCAAGCTGGACGCGCCGTACCTGGAAGACGTGATCAAGCTGAGCGCCGAGGGCGACGCCCTGCGAGCGCAGCGTTACACCTTCCTGGCCCGCGTAACCGAGACAGTGGAGGCCAGTGGCCCCGTGATCGTGGCCACGGTCAAGCCGGGCAGCTTTGCCCCAGCCGCTCCAGCAGGCGAGGCGGGCGAGCAGTACGACATCGAACTCAATCTGCCGACTCCACGCACGGAAATCACGGGCAAGAGCGTCGAGAAGTCCAGCCGCGTTGCCCTGTCCGAGGCCGAGGTGATTGTGACCGGTGGGCGCGGCGTGGGCAGCCCGGAAAACTTCGCGCAGTTCGTGGAAGGCCTGGCCGACAACATTGGCGCAGGCGTGGGGGCGACGCGGGCCGTCGTCGACGCCGGCTGGCGGCCCTATGCCGAGCAGGTGGGCCAGACTGGCAAGACCGTGCAGCCCAAGGCGTATATCGCGCTGGGTGTCAGCGGCGCAGTGCAGCACCTGTCGGGCATGGGCAAGAGCAAGAACATCATCGCCATCAACAAGGACGCCGAGGCCCCGATCTTCAAGGTGGCCGACTACGGCATCGTGGGTGACGTCAGCCAGATCGTCCCGGCGCTGATCGCAGCCAGCAAGAAGTAA
- a CDS encoding electron transfer flavoprotein subunit beta/FixA family protein, whose protein sequence is MKILTLVRQVPDAEARVKVSGDRVDLEGTTLVIDGMDEYGVEEALRLREGNANVEEIVALAVGPKKVEDALRTALAMGVDRAIHIETDERFDAVSLSKIVAQVAQSEGTDLILLGGQEADWDSQALGAASAERLGWPQLTWTNELNADGETLTGRHDVDDGNEGFKVALPAVITAQQGLNEPRYPTLPNIMKAKKKELRKDDLGGFGVQPAVKYVGAEIQTRARLNKMIDGKDPQAAAEQLLDLLRNEAKVLA, encoded by the coding sequence ATGAAAATATTGACCCTTGTAAGACAGGTTCCCGACGCCGAGGCGCGTGTGAAAGTCAGCGGTGACCGCGTGGATCTGGAAGGCACCACGCTGGTGATCGACGGCATGGATGAATACGGCGTGGAGGAGGCCCTACGCCTGCGTGAGGGGAACGCGAACGTGGAAGAGATCGTGGCACTGGCCGTTGGCCCAAAGAAGGTGGAAGACGCCCTGCGGACGGCCCTGGCCATGGGTGTGGACCGCGCCATCCACATCGAGACTGATGAGCGCTTCGACGCCGTGTCCCTGAGCAAGATTGTGGCGCAGGTCGCCCAGAGTGAGGGCACGGACCTGATCCTGCTGGGCGGCCAGGAGGCCGACTGGGATTCTCAGGCCCTGGGGGCCGCCAGCGCCGAACGACTGGGCTGGCCGCAACTGACCTGGACCAATGAGCTGAACGCCGACGGTGAGACCCTGACGGGACGCCACGACGTGGATGACGGCAACGAGGGCTTCAAGGTGGCTTTGCCTGCTGTGATCACCGCGCAGCAGGGGCTGAACGAGCCGCGCTACCCCACCCTGCCCAACATCATGAAGGCCAAGAAGAAGGAGCTCCGCAAGGACGATCTGGGCGGTTTTGGCGTGCAGCCAGCCGTGAAATACGTGGGAGCCGAGATCCAGACCCGCGCCCGACTCAACAAGATGATCGACGGCAAGGATCCGCAGGCCGCCGCCGAACAACTTCTCGATCTCCTGCGCAACGAAGCGAAGGTGCTGGCATGA
- a CDS encoding carboxymuconolactone decarboxylase family protein gives MSDNEHPSHSQQPEGRARRVIFGSQHDRIMQRLRGLDPDLAAQIQDFAYDTVYDSSPLDLKTQELIACALLVSLGSPPELRTHLRGALNAGATEEEVRGALIMCVPYLGFPRAVAGFEVLKSYMDAQETKKG, from the coding sequence ATGAGCGACAACGAGCACCCTTCCCACTCCCAGCAACCCGAAGGCCGCGCCAGGAGAGTCATTTTCGGCTCCCAGCATGACCGGATCATGCAGCGGCTCAGGGGGCTGGACCCCGATCTGGCCGCCCAGATTCAGGACTTCGCTTACGACACCGTGTACGATTCCTCGCCGCTGGATCTGAAGACGCAGGAGCTGATTGCCTGTGCACTGCTGGTCTCATTGGGGAGCCCGCCCGAGTTGCGAACCCACCTGCGCGGCGCGCTGAATGCCGGGGCTACGGAAGAGGAGGTGCGGGGAGCACTGATAATGTGCGTGCCTTATCTGGGGTTCCCACGTGCCGTGGCCGGTTTTGAAGTGTTGAAGAGCTATATGGACGCTCAGGAGACCAAAAAAGGGTGA
- a CDS encoding ATP-dependent Clp protease ATP-binding subunit yields the protein MNRYDDRARLVFHYAREEGNRLGHAMVGPEHLLLGLMREGGTAATILTEFGASLDGLRRRVEEIIGRGEGNRLNDAPSITPRARRVMELASSEARSLGAQVTSTEHILLGIIREGDGVAFRILQELTKDVDTIRWRILAQGESSGGKAAKPVATPFLDEYGRDLTKWAREGKLDPVIGRSEEIRRVTQILTRRTKNNPVLIGDPGVGKTAIVEGLALAIHEKRTPPNLHGIRLISLDLSGVVAGTKYRGEFEERLRQIIEELRNAKVMAFIDELHTLVGAGGAEGTLDAANILKPALSRGEIQVIGATTTGEYHRYIEKDAALERRFQPVIVLEPSPAETLQILRGLRPKYEEHHGVQIPDAALELAVRIGERSLPGRNFPDKAIDLIDEAASRVRLNMSIELPVAETEDGEPYVTREDIESVINSMGGIYSEESAEQLGDLEASLEDQVYGQPDAIKALSSALRRARVGLGGRTRVAASFLFVGPSGVGKTHLARALSRSLFNSERSLIRVDMSEFQESHSISKLIGSPPGYVGYEQGGRLTEAVRRQPFSVILLDEIEKAHPDVYNTFLQVLDDGRLTDGLGRAVDFRRTIIIMTSNTGFNVGPTVGFSPVTPDNNAPLRHIFTPEFLDRLDDVIRFKPLGEEELVRVAQQLMGEMREELASRELNVTFDPAIASWLVGKLKARSPKHAVGSSRQLRTLVREEIEDPLSLELISRDGDEVRVVLTDAGVQFERGTTAPPQILA from the coding sequence ATGAACCGATATGACGACCGCGCCCGACTCGTGTTTCACTATGCCCGCGAGGAAGGCAACCGCCTGGGCCACGCGATGGTCGGCCCCGAACATCTGCTGCTGGGCCTGATGCGCGAGGGCGGCACCGCCGCCACCATCCTGACCGAATTCGGGGCCAGCCTGGACGGCCTGCGCCGCCGGGTCGAAGAAATCATCGGGCGCGGCGAGGGCAACCGCCTGAATGACGCCCCCAGCATCACGCCCCGTGCCCGCCGGGTGATGGAACTCGCCAGTAGCGAGGCCCGCAGCCTGGGCGCACAGGTCACCAGCACCGAACACATCTTGCTGGGCATTATCCGCGAGGGCGACGGCGTGGCTTTCCGCATCCTGCAGGAACTGACTAAGGACGTGGATACCATCCGCTGGCGCATCCTGGCGCAGGGCGAGAGCAGCGGCGGCAAGGCAGCCAAGCCGGTCGCGACGCCGTTTCTGGACGAGTATGGCCGCGACCTGACCAAGTGGGCGCGCGAGGGCAAGCTCGATCCGGTGATCGGGCGCAGCGAGGAAATCCGCCGCGTCACACAGATCCTGACCCGACGCACCAAAAACAATCCGGTTCTGATCGGCGATCCTGGCGTTGGCAAGACCGCCATCGTGGAGGGGCTGGCCCTCGCCATTCATGAGAAGCGCACGCCGCCCAACCTGCACGGCATCCGCCTGATCAGCCTGGATCTGTCCGGCGTGGTGGCGGGCACTAAGTACCGCGGCGAGTTCGAGGAACGCCTGCGCCAGATCATTGAGGAACTGCGCAACGCCAAAGTAATGGCCTTTATCGACGAGCTGCATACGCTGGTGGGTGCAGGTGGCGCAGAAGGCACGCTGGACGCGGCCAACATCCTCAAGCCTGCCCTGTCACGTGGCGAGATTCAGGTCATCGGCGCGACGACCACGGGCGAGTATCACCGTTACATCGAGAAGGACGCTGCCCTGGAACGCCGCTTCCAGCCAGTGATCGTGTTGGAGCCCAGCCCCGCCGAGACCCTGCAGATTCTGCGTGGCCTGCGGCCCAAGTACGAGGAACACCACGGCGTGCAGATTCCTGACGCCGCGCTGGAACTCGCTGTCCGCATCGGTGAACGGTCTCTGCCGGGGCGCAATTTCCCCGACAAGGCGATTGACCTGATTGACGAGGCGGCCAGCCGGGTGCGCCTCAACATGAGCATCGAGTTACCAGTGGCCGAGACTGAGGACGGCGAACCTTACGTGACCCGCGAGGACATCGAGAGCGTGATCAACTCGATGGGCGGCATTTACAGTGAGGAGTCTGCCGAGCAACTGGGCGATCTGGAAGCCAGTCTGGAAGATCAGGTCTACGGTCAGCCGGACGCCATCAAGGCACTGAGTTCCGCGCTGCGCCGCGCCCGTGTGGGCCTGGGCGGGCGTACCCGCGTGGCGGCCAGCTTCCTGTTCGTCGGTCCCAGCGGCGTGGGCAAAACGCACCTGGCGCGGGCATTGTCGCGCAGCCTCTTCAACTCCGAGCGCTCGCTGATCCGTGTGGACATGTCCGAGTTTCAGGAGAGCCACAGTATCAGCAAGCTGATCGGCTCGCCTCCCGGTTACGTGGGCTACGAGCAGGGTGGGCGCCTGACCGAGGCCGTGCGCCGCCAGCCCTTCAGCGTGATCCTGCTCGATGAGATCGAAAAGGCGCACCCGGACGTGTACAACACCTTCCTGCAGGTGCTCGACGATGGCCGCCTGACCGACGGTCTGGGCCGCGCGGTGGATTTCCGGCGCACCATCATCATCATGACCAGCAACACCGGCTTCAACGTCGGCCCCACCGTGGGCTTTAGCCCAGTCACCCCGGACAATAACGCGCCGCTGCGCCACATCTTTACCCCGGAGTTTCTGGACCGGCTGGACGACGTGATCCGTTTCAAGCCGCTCGGCGAGGAAGAACTGGTGCGCGTGGCGCAGCAGTTGATGGGCGAGATGCGCGAGGAACTGGCCAGCCGCGAGCTGAACGTGACCTTCGATCCGGCCATCGCCTCCTGGCTGGTGGGCAAACTCAAGGCGCGCAGTCCCAAGCATGCGGTGGGTAGCTCACGGCAGTTGCGAACGCTCGTCCGCGAGGAGATCGAGGACCCACTGTCCCTGGAACTGATCAGCCGCGACGGCGACGAGGTCCGCGTGGTCCTGACCGATGCTGGCGTGCAGTTCGAGCGCGGCACGACGGCACCGCCGCAGATTCTGGCGTAA